The following are encoded in a window of Phycisphaerae bacterium genomic DNA:
- a CDS encoding aspartate-semialdehyde dehydrogenase — translation MAVSLAVVGATGAVGQEFIKVLERRNFPVGRVKFLASSRSAGKEVRFKGQAHSIEELTKKSFQGVEVALFSAGGSISKEFAPAAVDAGAIVVDNSSAFRMDPNVPLVVPEVNPQDVAEHQGIIANPNCSTIIMVVPVWPLHKANRVVRLVASTYQAASGAGWKAMAELQQQTADVLAGKAPKPVVIPHVYAFNLFSHNSKISENGYNEEEVKMVKETRKMFHDERIAITATCVRVPVLRAHSESLNLTFEKPMTEDQVRQILASAPGVKIVDDRQKNYFPMPLDASDQGDVLVGRIRQDISQPDGRGIDIFISGDQLLKGAALNAVQIAELLPVVKAAKA, via the coding sequence ATGGCAGTCAGTCTCGCCGTCGTCGGGGCCACCGGGGCCGTCGGGCAGGAGTTCATCAAGGTCCTGGAACGCCGCAACTTCCCGGTGGGGCGGGTCAAGTTCCTCGCGTCCAGCCGTTCGGCGGGCAAGGAGGTACGCTTCAAGGGCCAGGCCCATAGCATCGAGGAACTGACGAAAAAGAGCTTCCAGGGCGTCGAAGTGGCCCTGTTCAGCGCCGGCGGGTCGATCAGCAAGGAATTCGCGCCGGCTGCGGTTGACGCCGGGGCGATCGTGGTCGACAATTCCAGCGCGTTCCGGATGGACCCGAACGTGCCGCTGGTCGTTCCGGAGGTCAACCCTCAGGACGTCGCAGAGCACCAGGGCATCATCGCGAATCCGAACTGCTCGACGATCATCATGGTCGTGCCGGTCTGGCCGCTGCACAAGGCCAACCGGGTTGTGCGGCTGGTGGCTTCGACCTATCAGGCGGCCAGCGGGGCCGGCTGGAAGGCCATGGCGGAGCTTCAGCAGCAGACGGCCGACGTGCTGGCGGGCAAGGCGCCCAAGCCGGTGGTCATTCCGCACGTCTACGCCTTCAACCTATTTTCGCACAACAGCAAAATCAGCGAGAACGGCTACAACGAGGAAGAGGTCAAGATGGTCAAGGAAACCCGCAAGATGTTCCACGACGAGCGGATCGCGATCACCGCGACCTGCGTGCGGGTGCCGGTGCTGCGGGCGCACAGCGAGTCGCTGAACCTGACCTTCGAGAAGCCGATGACCGAAGACCAGGTGCGGCAGATCCTCGCCTCGGCGCCGGGCGTCAAGATCGTCGATGACCGGCAGAAGAACTACTTCCCGATGCCGCTGGACGCTTCGGACCAGGGCGACGTGCTGGTCGGCCGGATCCGGCAGGATATCTCCCAGCCGGACGGCAGGGGGATCGACATTTTCATCAGCGGCGATCAGCTCCTCAAGGGCGCGGCCCTCAACGCCGTCCAAATCGCTGAGTTGCTTCCGGTGGTCAAAGCGGCCAAGGCGTAA